One window of the Solanum stenotomum isolate F172 chromosome 11, ASM1918654v1, whole genome shotgun sequence genome contains the following:
- the LOC125844062 gene encoding protein DETOXIFICATION 42, whose amino-acid sequence MAEKEVPFCIFFREARSVFKLDELGCEIARIALPAALALTADPIASLVDTAFIGQIGPVELAAVGISIAVFNQASRIAIFPLVSVTTSFVAEEDAITKVSPEPRGNESQDIQSQDVEGLDTESQSNSENKELIPQNRSVYKSETTATSFEVVKPKPEKKHIPSASSALIIGAILGFIQATFLISGAKPILSFMGVKHGSPMLKPAQEYLKLRSLGAPAVLLSLAMQGVFRGFKDTKTPLFATVAGDLTNIILDPIFIFAFHMGVRGAAIAHVISQYLISVILFWRLMEKVDLLPPSLKYMQFARFLTNGFLLLMRVIAVTFCVTLAASLAARLGPTEMAAFQVCLQVWLTTSLLADGLAVAGQAILASAFAQNDFSRATATASRVLQLGLVLGLVLALILGVGLHFGARLFTKDVNVIHLIGIGIPFVAATQPINALAFVFDGVNFGASDFAYSAYSMVTVALFSIVFLFILSSSYKFVGIWVALTIYMSLRALAGFWRIGTRTGPWKFLKS is encoded by the exons ATGGCAGAGAAAGAAGTTCCATTCTGCATTTTCTTTAGGGAAGCAAG ATCAGTATTTAAATTGGACGAGTTAGGCTGCGAGATTGCAAGAATCGCGCTCCCTGCTGCACTAGCTTTAACAGCAGATCCTATTGCATCTCTGGTTGATACAGCATTCATTGGCCAAATAG GTCCTGTTGAGCTTGCTGCTGTGGGGATTTCGATTGCTGTTTTCAATCAAGCATCAAGGATTGCAATTTTTCCGCTTGTCAGTGTCACTACCTCTTTTGTTGCTGAGGAGGATGCCATCACAAAAGTAAGTCCCGAACCACGAGGCAACGAAAGCCAGGATATACAATCACAAGATGTTGAAGGATTGGATACAGAGTCGCAATCGAACAGTGAAAACAAAGAGCTAATACCTCAAAACA GGAGTGTGTACAAGTCCGAAACGACAGCTACATCCTTTGAAGTTGTGAAGCCAAAGCCTGAAAAGAAGCACATTCCATCTGCATCGTCTGCATTGATCATCGGTGCCATCCTTGGCTTCATCCAAGCCACCTTTCTAATTTCCGGAGCAAAGCCTATATTGAGCTTCATGGGAGTCAAACAT GGATCACCCATGCTAAAACCAGCTCAAGAGTACCTAAAATTGAGGTCACTTGGTGCACCGGCAGTTCTTCTCTCATTAGCCATGCAAGGAGTTTTTCGAGGatttaaagatacgaaaacTCCACTCTTTGCAACTG TGGCTGGAGATTTGACAAACATAATTTTGGACCCCATATTCATTTTTGCGTTCCATATGGGTGTCAGAGGTGCTGCAATTGCTCATGTAATTTCACA GTACCTAATTTCAGTAATACTGTTTTGGAGATTGATGGAAAAAGTTGATCTCTTACCTCCTAGTCTAAAGTATATGCAATTTGCTCGATTTCTCACAAATG GATTTCTATTGTTAATGAGGGTCATAGCAGTGACGTTCTGTGTAACGTTAGCTGCATCATTAGCTGCAAGGTTAGGACCCACAGAAATGGCTGCATTTCAGGTCTGCTTGCAGGTTTGGTTGACTACATCTCTTTTAGCTGATGGTTTGGCCGTTGCTGGTCAG GCCATATTAGCAAGTGCATTTGCTCAAAACGACTTCAGTAGGGCTACTGCTACAGCATCAAGAGTGTTGCAG TTGGGATTAGTTCTAGGATTGGTGCTAGCACTTATCCTTGGAGTTGGTTTACATTTTGGAGCTAGATTATTTACAAAAGACGTCAACGTCATCCACCTAATTGGCATTGGCATTCCG TTTGTCGCGGCAACACAACCTATCAACGCCCTGGCCTTTGTCTTTGATGGTGTAAACTTTGGCGCATCTGACTTTGCATATTCTGCCTACTCAATG GTAACAGTGGCTTTATTCAGCATTGTGTTCTTGTTCATTCTTTCATCAAGTTATAAATTCGTCGGAATTTGGGTGGCTCTAACCATCTATATGAGTCTCAGAGCTTTAGCAGGCTTCTGgag GATAGGAACTAGAACAGGGCCATGGAAGTTTCTCAAGAGCTAA
- the LOC125844061 gene encoding cytochrome P450 94A2-like, whose protein sequence is MLFNFDLSILFSHLYFFFIPLIIVLLFFIMNISKTILTNVFIYPKSTKIPRSYPIIGSYFSIKSNINRRIQWTSEIVLSTLPSLTFTLYRPLGHRHIFTANPSNVEHILKTCFHNYQKGYLGKETLKDLLGNGIFNADGEIWKYQRKLASHEFNSKSLRKFIENVVDVELSDRLIPILTMSVSQKSVVDFQDLLQRFSFDNICMVAYGYDPAYLLPSFPEAKFANAFEEVVRISSDRFNSLAPFIWKLKRILNVGSEKKLRVCATQIRDMAKEMIKQKKERSSYNKRSSDDLLSRFLMSSSDEQQNMHDEEFIIDIVISFILAGRDTASAALTWFIWLISKNPEVEKEILKEIANTTTSSLTYDEVKDMPYTHASLCESMRLYPPVPVDTKEAMQDDILPDGTFAKKGTRISYHPYAMGRVEEIWGKDWEAFRPERWLKRDVKTGNWKFVPKDPFVYPVFQAGPRVCLGKDMAFLQMKKVVAGVLPRFRFVPVVDKGEEPVLIAYLTIKVKGGLMVRIEERTN, encoded by the coding sequence aTGTTGTTCAACTTTGATCTTTCAATTTTATTCTcacatctttattttttcttcattcccTTAATAATAGTCTTGTTGTTTTTCATCATGAATATTTCAAAAACCATTTTAACCAATGTTTTCATATATCCCAAGTCTACCAAAATTCCAAGATCCTATCCAATTATTGGCTCTTATTTCTCAATCAAATCCAATATAAATCGTCGAATTCAATGGACATCTGAAATTGTTTTAAGTACACTACCATCTCTTACTTTTACACTTTATCGACCACTAGGCCATCGTCATATATTCACAGCCAACCCCTCTAATGTTGAACACATTCTCAAAACATGCTTTCATAATTATCAAAAAGGGTATCTTGGTAAAGAAACATTAAAGGATCTTCTAGGCAATGGTATCTTTAATGCTGATGGTGAGATTTGGAAGTACCAAAGAAAACTTGCTAGTCATGAATTCAACTCCAAATCTTTACGTAAATTCATTGAGAATGTTGTAGATGTTGAACTGTCTGATCGTCTCATTCCTATTCTGACTATGTCCGTGTCTCAAAAAAGTGTTGTTGACTTTCAAGATTTGCTTCAAAGGTTCAGTTTTGACAACATTTGCATGGTTGCTTATGGGTACGATCCAGCATATTTGTTACCATCGTTTCCGGAGGCAAAATTTGCAAATGCTTTTGAAGAAGTTGTTCGTATTAGTAGTGATAGATTCAATTCCCTTGCCCCGTTTATATGGAAGCTCAAACGAATTCTCAACGTTGGATCTGAGAAGAAATTGAGAGTTTGTGCAACACAAATTCGCGATATGGCTAAGGAAATGATTAAGCAAAAGAAGGAAAGATCAAGTTATAATAAGAGGTCTAGTGACGATCTTCTTTCAAGATTCTTAATGAGCTCATCAGACGAACAACAAAACATGCATGATGAAGAGTTCATTATAGATATTGTCATTAGTTTTATCTTGGCCGGAAGAGACACAGCTTCTGCTGCACTAACATGGTTCATTTGGTTGATTTCAAAGAATCCAGAAGTGGAAAAAGAAATCCTGAAGGAAATAGCTAACACGACGACGTCTTCCTTAACGTATGATGAAGTGAAGGACATGCCATACACTCATGCATCGTTATGTGAAAGTATGAGACTTTACCCTCCGGTCCCTGTTGATACTAAAGAAGCCATGCAAGATGATATATTGCCTGATGGGACATTTGCAAAGAAAGGAACGCGAATAAGCTATCATCCATATGCAATGGGGAGGGTGGAGGAGATATGGGGGAAGGACTGGGAGGCTTTTAGGCCAGAAAGATGGTTGAAAAGGGATGTCAAGACAGGGAATTGGAAGTTTGTTCCTAAGGATCCATTTGTGTATCCAGTGTTTCAAGCTGGACCTAGGGTTTGTTTAGGGAAGGACATGGCGTTCTTGCAAATGAAGAAGGTGGTGGCCGGAGTTTTACCAAGATTTAGGTTTGTTCCGGTGGTGGATAAAGGTGAGGAGCCGGTGTTGATAGCTTACCTTACTATTAAGGTGAAAGGGGGTCTCATGGTGAGGATTGAGGAAAGGACAAATTAA